One stretch of Longimicrobium sp. DNA includes these proteins:
- a CDS encoding sigma-70 family RNA polymerase sigma factor: protein MLELVKRAKTGDTAAVRELIARTERSVRFVVYGMMGAGYQADDIAHDAITHAILNIEKCHASHDGQVAAWFIVVAENHVKSYLRSPEHARAELTDATAEWLQSPPITYLLPPEERFEQLVLLGLLREAFEALPQQTRDIIVARIYNDRPWKEVADRVGLSVEAAKQRTNRAIQRLGRQITERAVNYTTIGPRFKKHLVRMGVIKDERSD from the coding sequence TTGCTTGAGCTGGTGAAAAGAGCAAAGACGGGCGACACTGCCGCCGTGCGGGAACTTATCGCCCGAACGGAGAGGTCGGTGAGGTTCGTTGTCTACGGCATGATGGGGGCCGGCTACCAGGCAGATGACATCGCTCACGATGCGATCACCCACGCGATCCTGAACATAGAGAAGTGCCACGCAAGCCACGATGGTCAGGTCGCGGCATGGTTCATTGTGGTCGCGGAGAACCACGTAAAGAGTTACCTGAGGTCGCCAGAACACGCACGTGCCGAGTTGACCGATGCTACCGCAGAGTGGCTGCAGAGTCCGCCGATTACTTACTTGTTACCCCCTGAGGAGAGATTCGAGCAACTGGTGCTGCTCGGCCTCCTGCGGGAGGCGTTCGAAGCCCTGCCGCAGCAGACTCGCGATATCATAGTGGCCCGGATTTACAACGATCGTCCCTGGAAAGAGGTTGCAGACCGCGTAGGCCTCAGTGTCGAGGCGGCAAAGCAACGAACGAACCGGGCGATCCAGAGGTTAGGCCGCCAGATCACTGAGCGAGCAGTGAACTACACCACGATAGGACCACGCTTCAAGAAGCACCTGGTCCGGATGGGCGTTATCAAGGACGAGCGGTCAGATTGA